A single Crateriforma conspicua DNA region contains:
- a CDS encoding DUF1553 domain-containing protein, whose product MFLNSSGTAAHGAAIVLLIATFGSVSMAETPSTEIDFARDVRPILSDKCNYCHGPDDANRQAGLRLDRREDAEYVLESGDLIDRITSDDPDMRMPPPESKLTLSDADVDTLRRWIDQGAPYAKHWSFQPLPGTVDVPAVQDDDWSRNPIDRFVVARLEKAGLSPADPASHTRWLRRVTFDLTGLPPTADQITRFIEACKHDADAAYRDAVDRLLQSRSFGEHMAIGWLDLARYADSYGYQSDKLNTQWPYRDWVVRAFNENLPYDDFLTWQLAGDLLENPTTDQRLATAFNRIHRLNNEGGAVFEEWRVENVADRVHTFGTAVLGLTMECCRCHDHKYDPLPMRDYYALSAFFNSIDESGVYDRTAKVPCPSMLLPTEEQAVALEQAKRDADQRLEEYRRLVEQARDRPTQEKQGITPPAELPDLKVALSFDRDFNNSMKEIYHPSENDRGWTSMPDLVAVEGSEIPTLPESQAADLADYKGETTRRALSLDGQRGVTVHGVDPLDRWTPFSVVVTLRETERSPLRSLIVHHTRGTDCGYNGWDLTIVDGHVESRMYRVWPGNAIGVRTVDPIPADVWHQLSATYDGSSDAEGLRLYLNGVPLPTRVLRNDIKKSSNVKVDHGGEFVVGQRFRARGLTGGLIDDVRLYQRQLTAPELGYLATGRWEGDLADVYVSALDSECRDAMGRLTKARQAVVMAEEAMNEIPIMQEWDTPRETHLLARGQYDAPTDDSTRVQRDVPTAIELPWFDQWPQDRLGLARWVTHPNHPLTARVAVNHLWSRFFSAPLVRTPENFGLQGELPTHPELLDWLARDFVDNGWDVQRLCRQIVLSATYCQDSVPDKKTMEVDPENRLLSRGPAHRYSGEQIRDLALAASGLMDRQLGGPPVSPYQPGKDLWKESNGMSPPYQQSVGESLYRRSLYSVWKRTVPLPNMMAFDATTREVCTVVRSRTNTPLQALVLLNDVQFVEASRVLAQDVLGAEDSGDAVAAAFLRLAGRDADQEELQLLMTLLDDERRHYADHPKAAEQLISIGDSAVDATADPIELAAMTTVCQAILNLDATIWKR is encoded by the coding sequence ATGTTTTTGAATTCATCCGGCACCGCGGCGCACGGCGCAGCGATCGTGTTGCTGATTGCCACATTCGGATCCGTTTCGATGGCGGAAACGCCGTCGACGGAGATCGATTTTGCACGTGACGTGCGGCCGATTCTTTCGGACAAATGCAACTATTGCCACGGACCGGACGACGCCAACCGCCAAGCCGGTTTGCGGTTGGACCGGCGTGAAGATGCCGAGTACGTGTTGGAATCGGGCGACCTGATCGACCGCATCACCAGCGACGATCCTGACATGCGGATGCCGCCGCCGGAATCCAAGTTGACTCTGTCCGATGCCGACGTCGATACGCTGCGACGCTGGATCGACCAAGGCGCGCCTTATGCCAAACACTGGTCGTTTCAACCGTTGCCCGGCACCGTCGATGTCCCGGCCGTGCAAGACGATGACTGGTCCCGCAATCCGATCGATCGGTTTGTCGTCGCTCGTTTGGAAAAAGCCGGCTTGTCGCCCGCCGATCCCGCGTCTCACACGCGTTGGCTGCGCCGCGTCACGTTCGACTTGACCGGGTTACCGCCGACGGCCGATCAGATCACACGTTTTATCGAAGCTTGCAAACACGACGCGGACGCCGCCTATCGTGATGCGGTCGATCGATTGCTGCAGTCGCGGTCCTTCGGCGAACACATGGCGATCGGATGGTTGGACTTGGCCCGGTACGCCGATTCGTACGGATATCAGTCCGACAAGTTGAACACGCAGTGGCCGTATCGCGATTGGGTCGTCCGTGCCTTCAACGAAAACCTGCCGTACGATGATTTTCTGACATGGCAGTTGGCGGGGGACCTGTTGGAAAACCCGACGACCGATCAACGGTTGGCCACCGCTTTCAATCGCATCCACCGATTGAACAACGAGGGCGGCGCGGTGTTCGAAGAATGGCGGGTGGAAAACGTCGCCGACCGCGTACACACCTTCGGAACCGCGGTGTTGGGGCTGACGATGGAATGTTGCCGCTGTCACGATCACAAATATGATCCGCTGCCGATGCGTGACTATTACGCGTTGTCGGCGTTCTTCAACAGCATTGACGAATCCGGCGTGTACGACCGGACGGCCAAAGTGCCCTGCCCGTCGATGCTGTTGCCCACCGAGGAACAGGCGGTTGCACTGGAGCAGGCCAAGCGGGACGCCGACCAGCGTCTGGAAGAATATCGCCGGTTGGTCGAACAGGCCCGCGATCGTCCGACGCAAGAAAAGCAAGGCATCACGCCACCGGCCGAGCTGCCCGATCTGAAGGTTGCGTTGTCGTTCGATCGTGACTTTAACAATTCGATGAAGGAGATCTACCACCCGTCGGAAAACGATCGGGGTTGGACGTCGATGCCCGACTTGGTGGCCGTTGAAGGATCCGAGATTCCCACCTTGCCGGAATCCCAGGCGGCGGACTTGGCCGATTACAAAGGCGAAACGACGCGACGTGCGTTGTCGTTGGACGGCCAGCGAGGCGTGACGGTACACGGCGTCGATCCGCTGGATCGCTGGACGCCGTTTTCGGTGGTGGTGACGCTGCGGGAAACTGAACGTTCGCCGCTTCGCAGCCTGATCGTTCACCACACCCGTGGGACCGACTGTGGATACAACGGATGGGATTTAACGATCGTTGACGGTCATGTCGAATCGCGGATGTATCGCGTTTGGCCGGGCAACGCGATCGGTGTTCGCACCGTCGATCCGATCCCCGCAGACGTTTGGCACCAGTTGTCGGCGACGTATGACGGTTCGTCGGATGCCGAAGGGCTGCGGCTGTATCTGAACGGTGTGCCATTGCCCACGAGGGTGCTGCGAAATGACATCAAGAAAAGCAGCAATGTCAAAGTCGATCATGGCGGCGAATTTGTGGTCGGCCAGCGATTCCGGGCGCGTGGGCTGACCGGTGGATTGATCGACGATGTTCGATTGTACCAGCGACAGTTGACTGCACCGGAGCTGGGTTATCTGGCCACCGGGCGATGGGAAGGCGACTTGGCCGACGTCTATGTTTCGGCATTGGATTCGGAGTGTCGTGATGCGATGGGGCGACTGACGAAGGCTCGCCAAGCGGTTGTGATGGCCGAAGAAGCAATGAACGAAATTCCGATCATGCAGGAATGGGACACGCCGCGCGAAACCCACTTGCTGGCTCGTGGACAATACGACGCCCCGACCGACGATTCCACGCGGGTGCAACGTGACGTTCCCACAGCGATCGAATTGCCGTGGTTCGACCAATGGCCGCAGGATCGTCTGGGGCTGGCACGCTGGGTGACGCATCCGAATCATCCGCTGACGGCGCGGGTGGCGGTGAATCATCTGTGGTCGCGTTTCTTTTCGGCACCCTTGGTGCGGACGCCGGAAAATTTTGGCCTGCAGGGTGAACTGCCCACGCATCCGGAATTGCTGGACTGGTTGGCACGCGACTTTGTCGACAACGGTTGGGACGTCCAGCGGTTGTGCCGGCAAATCGTTTTGTCAGCCACCTATTGCCAGGATTCCGTGCCGGACAAGAAGACGATGGAAGTGGATCCGGAGAATCGGTTGCTGTCACGAGGTCCGGCCCACCGATACAGCGGCGAACAAATCCGCGACTTGGCGTTGGCCGCATCGGGTTTGATGGACCGCCAGTTGGGCGGGCCGCCGGTGTCGCCCTACCAACCGGGCAAGGACTTGTGGAAAGAGTCCAACGGGATGTCGCCGCCGTACCAGCAATCGGTGGGCGAATCGCTGTATCGACGATCGTTGTATTCGGTTTGGAAGCGGACGGTGCCATTGCCCAACATGATGGCCTTTGACGCAACGACACGTGAAGTCTGCACGGTGGTGCGGTCGCGAACGAACACTCCGCTGCAAGCATTGGTGTTGTTGAACGACGTTCAGTTTGTCGAAGCTTCGCGCGTTTTGGCCCAAGACGTCTTGGGGGCCGAAGATTCTGGTGATGCCGTTGCTGCCGCGTTCCTGCGCCTGGCCGGTCGTGATGCGGATCAGGAAGAGCTGCAGTTGCTGATGACACTTTTGGATGATGAACGTCGACACTATGCCGACCATCCCAAAGCAGCCGAACAGTTGATTTCGATCGGTGATTCGGCTGTGGACGCAACGGCGGATCCGATCGAATTAGCCGCCATGACCACCGTTTGTCAGGCGATTTTGAATTTAGATGCCACGATATGGAAACGATAA
- a CDS encoding DUF1501 domain-containing protein — protein MPFESSQATGVNRRVFFRRGATGIGVAALAQLLNQSDSAGAPTPGVGGGLHHPAKAKRVIYLFQSGGPAQQDLFDYKPMLNEMNGKELPSSVRGEQRLTGMSANQSSLPMAGSQFKFQQYGKSGAWLSELLPHHRNIVDDVCFVRSMYTEAINHDPAITFFQTGSQIAGRPSLGAWLSYGLGSENADLPAFIVLVSANQGGQPLYARLWGNGFLDSRHQGVQFRGGTDPVLYLSNPAGVSPLRRRAQLDAIAQLNRHQFAKELDPEIESRIAQYEMAYRMQTSVPDATDFSDEPESTFDMYGEDARKPGTFASNCLLARRLAERDVRFIQLYHQGWDQHSNLPKQIRGQASETDQASAALVKDLKQRGLLDDTLVIWGGEFGRTSYSQGTLTATNYGRDHHPRCFTMWMAGGGIKPGMTYGATDEFGYNVTENPVHVHDFNATLLHLMGIDHERLTFKYQGRRFRLTDVHGHVVDDILA, from the coding sequence ATGCCTTTTGAATCATCCCAGGCGACCGGTGTGAACCGGCGCGTGTTTTTCCGGCGTGGCGCGACGGGAATCGGTGTCGCCGCGTTGGCTCAACTGCTGAACCAGTCCGATTCCGCCGGTGCTCCCACGCCTGGCGTCGGCGGCGGATTGCATCATCCGGCGAAAGCCAAACGCGTGATCTATCTGTTCCAGTCCGGCGGTCCGGCTCAGCAGGATTTGTTCGATTACAAGCCGATGCTGAATGAGATGAACGGCAAGGAATTGCCGTCGTCGGTGCGTGGCGAACAACGGTTGACGGGAATGTCGGCCAATCAATCTTCGTTGCCGATGGCCGGGTCGCAGTTCAAATTCCAGCAATACGGCAAATCGGGGGCCTGGTTAAGCGAACTGTTGCCCCACCACCGTAACATCGTGGATGACGTTTGCTTCGTCCGTTCGATGTACACCGAAGCGATCAATCACGATCCGGCGATCACGTTTTTTCAAACCGGATCGCAGATCGCGGGGCGTCCGTCGTTGGGCGCTTGGCTTTCTTACGGACTGGGAAGCGAAAACGCGGACCTGCCGGCCTTCATCGTGTTGGTTTCGGCCAACCAGGGCGGGCAACCTTTGTATGCACGACTGTGGGGCAACGGGTTCTTGGATTCGCGTCACCAGGGTGTGCAGTTTCGTGGCGGCACCGATCCGGTGCTGTACTTGTCCAATCCGGCCGGTGTTTCGCCACTGCGACGTCGTGCCCAACTGGACGCGATCGCCCAATTGAACCGGCACCAATTTGCCAAAGAACTGGATCCGGAAATCGAATCGCGTATCGCACAATATGAAATGGCGTATCGCATGCAGACCAGCGTGCCTGATGCGACCGATTTTTCGGACGAACCGGAATCAACCTTCGACATGTATGGCGAAGACGCACGCAAGCCGGGGACGTTCGCGTCGAACTGTTTGTTGGCCCGGCGTCTGGCCGAACGGGATGTGCGTTTTATCCAGCTGTATCACCAAGGCTGGGACCAGCATTCGAATTTGCCCAAACAGATTCGCGGACAAGCGTCCGAAACCGATCAAGCGTCTGCGGCGTTGGTCAAGGATTTGAAGCAACGCGGTTTGCTGGACGACACGCTGGTGATTTGGGGCGGCGAATTCGGACGAACTTCGTATTCCCAAGGCACACTGACGGCCACCAACTATGGGCGCGATCACCATCCGCGTTGCTTCACGATGTGGATGGCGGGTGGCGGGATCAAACCCGGCATGACCTACGGTGCGACCGATGAATTTGGATACAACGTCACCGAAAATCCCGTCCACGTTCACGACTTCAACGCCACGTTGTTGCACCTGATGGGCATCGATCACGAACGTTTGACGTTCAAGTATCAAGGGCGCCGTTTCCGATTGACCGATGTTCATGGCCACGTGGTCGACGACATCTTGGCTTAG
- a CDS encoding response regulator, protein MTEPLAKPIDILLVEDSDADAELTTRALKRGKIANTLNRVVDGVEAMEYLRGEGKYADRLRPDLILLDLNMPRMDGREVLREIQQDDDLKQIAVVILTTSDFETDVLDAFGLSNEAYIVKPVDAAQFFSIVQSLKDFWVRVVRLPDEL, encoded by the coding sequence ATGACCGAACCGCTCGCCAAACCGATTGACATCCTGCTGGTCGAAGACAGTGACGCCGATGCGGAATTGACGACGCGTGCGTTGAAGCGTGGCAAGATCGCCAACACGCTGAATCGGGTCGTCGACGGGGTGGAAGCGATGGAGTATTTGCGGGGTGAAGGCAAGTACGCCGACCGATTGCGTCCCGATCTGATTCTGCTGGACCTGAACATGCCGCGGATGGACGGTCGCGAAGTCTTGCGGGAAATCCAACAAGACGACGACCTGAAACAAATCGCGGTGGTGATCTTGACCACGTCCGATTTTGAAACGGATGTGCTGGATGCTTTCGGTCTAAGCAACGAAGCCTACATCGTCAAACCCGTCGATGCGGCCCAGTTCTTCAGCATCGTCCAATCGCTGAAAGACTTTTGGGTGCGCGTCGTGCGTTTGCCCGACGAACTGTAA
- a CDS encoding ABC transporter substrate-binding protein has translation MNQFLSAIGCAAAILCLALAGCDSSSDSFANSHDATAIGSPGPGLTLPIERTSNRSRGRSARSTTTPWSGSDRQSQAGFQDADAVAASSPVRDRVPRILIGLDADMSSASAKSGEAIRRGIVLAIDRINHDGGLLGRQVDLLVCDHRGNPARGIDNIRDLAANPDVVAVVGGIHTPVALEELSVIHDVELPYLGPWAAGTPLIANGYEPNFVFRVSVRDEFAGEFLVRNAVQDDKTQIALALESTGWGRSNEVAMRQALDERELQPTTVQWFHWGEPSFRMQIDAIRSSGAEVVLLVANPLEGTRFVQQMAQVPAEDRIPILSHWGITGGNFADQVGDDLNRVDLRFLQSYSFLSADLTDTARSVVAAYCRTFDDADSARDIFAPTGTAHAYEVVMMLAQAIRQAGTVDRLEVRAALERLKNYNGLIRNFQRPFTVTDHDALTIDDLHLARFDEAGVIVPLGPN, from the coding sequence ATGAATCAATTTCTTTCAGCCATCGGGTGTGCTGCCGCGATCTTGTGTCTTGCCCTGGCCGGGTGCGATTCATCCAGCGATTCATTCGCCAATTCCCATGATGCAACGGCGATCGGTTCTCCCGGGCCGGGGCTGACATTGCCGATCGAACGGACGTCAAACCGTTCACGTGGGCGTTCGGCCCGTTCAACGACGACGCCCTGGTCGGGCAGCGATCGGCAAAGCCAAGCCGGTTTTCAAGACGCCGACGCCGTGGCGGCTTCCTCGCCGGTACGCGATCGCGTCCCCAGGATTTTGATCGGATTGGATGCCGACATGTCCTCGGCATCGGCCAAGTCGGGGGAAGCGATCCGACGTGGCATCGTTCTGGCGATCGACCGCATCAATCATGACGGCGGGCTGCTGGGGCGACAGGTCGATTTGCTGGTTTGCGATCATCGTGGCAATCCCGCACGCGGCATCGACAACATTCGCGATCTGGCGGCCAATCCGGATGTCGTGGCGGTCGTCGGCGGAATCCATACCCCTGTGGCGTTGGAAGAATTGTCCGTCATTCACGACGTTGAATTGCCCTACCTGGGACCCTGGGCGGCGGGGACACCGCTGATCGCCAACGGTTACGAGCCGAATTTCGTGTTTCGCGTTTCGGTGCGTGATGAATTCGCGGGCGAATTTTTGGTTCGCAATGCGGTCCAGGACGACAAAACGCAAATCGCTTTGGCTTTGGAAAGCACCGGATGGGGCCGGTCCAACGAAGTGGCCATGCGGCAGGCGTTGGATGAACGAGAGCTACAGCCGACGACCGTCCAGTGGTTTCATTGGGGCGAGCCCAGTTTTCGAATGCAGATCGATGCGATCCGCAGCAGCGGCGCGGAAGTCGTGTTGCTGGTCGCCAATCCGCTGGAAGGCACTCGATTCGTCCAGCAGATGGCTCAAGTACCCGCCGAAGATCGGATCCCAATCCTGTCCCACTGGGGGATCACCGGCGGCAACTTTGCCGACCAGGTCGGCGACGACCTGAATCGCGTGGATTTGCGGTTTTTACAGTCGTATTCGTTCTTGTCCGCCGATTTGACGGACACCGCGCGAAGCGTTGTTGCGGCGTATTGTCGGACGTTTGACGATGCGGATTCGGCCCGCGATATCTTCGCACCGACGGGAACCGCGCACGCTTATGAGGTTGTCATGATGCTGGCCCAGGCGATTCGCCAGGCCGGGACGGTGGATCGTTTGGAAGTTCGTGCCGCACTGGAGCGGCTGAAAAACTACAATGGCCTCATTCGAAACTTCCAGCGACCGTTCACCGTCACCGATCACGATGCTTTGACGATCGACGATCTGCACCTGGCCCGATTCGACGAGGCCGGAGTGATTGTGCCGCTTGGACCGAATTAG
- a CDS encoding PAS domain S-box protein, whose amino-acid sequence MAKTRTLQQTLLLRVVPLTLVALIAIVWVTRYSIRRTVAQEVSNRMQQNATITAIALADRLNLLRGTAKTLAANDLLINSIVDKSQREGQLVVFLRSLQLPSPAFRHVTMLDYRGRAVMTNGNANPLPVERFIETVMSGQDYFEIDEDSILIVAPVQYGGSPEAALAIEYDTTVFLDDFLTTDFDHEAQLFDEGQRLYRSSEFNLGDDRWIWASRALPGYPGLQIRQSERQSVAFGSIKNLDLFFLGVLAACAASLILAVSLVTRGSTRQLSLLAEQIQEIQEDNDLSRLVDVNETSEFQSLSDSFNRLIDSLSQTTVSRDLLQSSENRLRAVVDHAPGGIIGTDHSGTITLVNDATENIFGYDRSELIGRPITMLIPDALSNPDDTNDTVDLHPQFSFRSWDGVRPAAGRRRGGEAVFLEFGLSPVEWSDGSGLLATVVDVTKRRQQQQENERLRRETQLILDSIPATVLFKDRHNRILRVNRAGAEMVGLPPEQIEGHSTGDFFADYHAYYKDDLEVMRSGKPRLGIIERVSIENKDTRWASTDKIPIFDAEGELAGIIAVINDITELKNAQAELEEATRVAKESEERLRLTVRSASIGMWDWDVGTSNVRINRELSMQLGEELAYENFEGWQRRVHPADLPEVEKAIGDCLEGRATDYESTFRMRHRDGSYRWILSRGKLAERNDDRPLRMIGVHIDITDRKINEVALQRANLELKRSNDELAQFAYVASHDLQEPLRKITSFCELLDEECEGQLNEDAQRFMKYIVDGAHRMRTLIQDLLSFSRIESQGKPLVDVDANDAARRALENLSHAIQESNAQVESDDLPVVRADPTQLAQLFQNLIGNAIKYRSEAAPRVHVCGESRHDKWVLSVSDNGIGIDPKYHKQIFGVFKRLHSMDTYKGTGIGLAICRRIVDRLDGEIRIESEPSKGSTFYVEIPRPVETQDKADAMIQMRLNEIETTADA is encoded by the coding sequence ATGGCCAAAACCAGGACACTGCAACAGACACTGCTCCTACGAGTCGTGCCGCTGACGTTGGTCGCGTTGATCGCGATCGTCTGGGTCACCCGATACAGCATCCGTCGCACGGTCGCTCAAGAAGTCAGCAATCGGATGCAACAAAACGCGACGATCACGGCGATCGCGTTGGCCGATCGCTTGAATCTGTTGCGTGGGACCGCCAAAACGCTGGCCGCCAACGACTTGTTGATCAATTCGATCGTCGACAAAAGCCAACGGGAAGGCCAACTGGTCGTCTTTTTGCGGTCGTTACAACTGCCCAGCCCGGCATTCCGGCATGTCACGATGTTGGATTATCGCGGGCGCGCGGTGATGACCAACGGCAACGCCAATCCGCTGCCCGTCGAACGATTCATCGAAACGGTGATGTCGGGGCAGGACTATTTTGAAATCGACGAAGATTCGATTCTGATCGTGGCTCCGGTGCAATACGGTGGTTCGCCGGAAGCGGCGTTGGCAATTGAGTACGACACGACGGTGTTCTTGGATGATTTTCTGACCACCGACTTTGATCACGAAGCTCAACTGTTTGACGAAGGCCAGCGTTTGTACCGTTCGTCGGAGTTTAACTTGGGCGATGACCGATGGATTTGGGCTTCCCGTGCATTGCCGGGATATCCGGGGTTGCAGATTCGCCAATCGGAACGCCAATCGGTGGCGTTCGGATCGATCAAGAACTTGGATCTGTTTTTTCTGGGCGTGTTGGCCGCCTGCGCCGCGTCGTTGATCTTGGCGGTGTCGCTGGTGACGCGTGGATCGACGCGCCAGCTTTCACTGTTGGCTGAACAGATCCAGGAGATTCAGGAAGACAATGATCTGTCGCGATTGGTCGACGTCAACGAAACGTCGGAGTTTCAAAGTCTGAGCGACTCATTCAACCGGCTGATCGATTCCCTGTCACAGACGACCGTTTCGCGTGACTTGTTGCAGTCGTCGGAAAACCGTTTACGGGCGGTTGTCGATCACGCGCCCGGTGGAATCATCGGCACGGATCATTCCGGCACGATCACCCTGGTCAACGATGCGACCGAAAATATTTTCGGATACGACCGATCGGAATTGATCGGACGTCCCATCACGATGTTGATCCCCGACGCGCTCAGCAATCCCGACGACACCAATGACACGGTGGATCTGCATCCACAGTTTTCGTTTCGCAGTTGGGACGGCGTGCGACCCGCGGCCGGTCGTCGGCGTGGCGGGGAAGCGGTGTTTTTGGAATTTGGGTTGTCGCCGGTCGAATGGTCCGACGGCAGCGGTTTGCTGGCGACCGTGGTCGACGTGACCAAGCGTCGTCAGCAACAACAAGAAAACGAACGCTTGCGGCGCGAAACCCAGCTGATTTTGGATTCCATCCCCGCCACCGTGTTGTTCAAGGATCGGCACAATCGCATCTTGCGCGTCAACCGCGCTGGTGCGGAAATGGTTGGTTTGCCGCCGGAACAAATCGAAGGCCACAGCACCGGTGATTTCTTTGCCGACTATCACGCCTATTACAAAGACGACTTGGAAGTCATGCGTTCGGGGAAACCCCGGCTGGGGATCATCGAACGTGTGTCGATCGAAAACAAAGACACCCGCTGGGCCAGCACCGACAAAATTCCGATTTTCGATGCCGAAGGCGAACTGGCCGGCATCATCGCGGTAATCAACGACATCACCGAATTGAAAAATGCTCAGGCCGAATTGGAAGAAGCCACTCGCGTCGCAAAGGAAAGCGAGGAACGATTGCGTTTGACCGTCCGCAGTGCCAGCATCGGCATGTGGGACTGGGACGTCGGCACGTCCAACGTTCGCATCAACCGCGAATTATCGATGCAGTTGGGCGAAGAATTGGCCTATGAGAATTTCGAAGGCTGGCAACGTCGCGTTCACCCCGCCGATTTGCCGGAAGTCGAAAAGGCGATCGGCGATTGCTTGGAAGGCCGTGCCACCGATTACGAATCAACCTTTCGAATGCGACATCGCGACGGCAGTTATCGATGGATTCTGTCACGGGGCAAGCTGGCCGAACGAAACGACGACCGTCCGCTGCGGATGATCGGTGTGCACATCGATATCACGGACCGGAAAATCAACGAGGTGGCGTTACAGCGTGCCAACTTGGAATTGAAACGCAGCAACGACGAACTGGCACAGTTCGCCTACGTCGCCTCTCACGATTTGCAAGAACCGCTCCGCAAGATCACGTCGTTCTGCGAACTGTTGGATGAAGAATGCGAAGGGCAACTGAACGAAGATGCCCAGCGGTTCATGAAGTACATCGTCGACGGTGCCCACCGCATGCGGACGTTGATTCAAGACCTGTTGTCCTTTTCCCGAATCGAATCTCAGGGCAAGCCGTTGGTCGACGTTGACGCCAACGATGCGGCCAGGCGGGCGCTCGAAAATCTGTCACATGCCATCCAGGAATCGAATGCCCAAGTCGAAAGCGACGACTTGCCGGTCGTGCGGGCCGATCCCACTCAGTTGGCGCAGCTGTTTCAAAACCTGATCGGAAACGCAATCAAATACCGAAGCGAAGCCGCACCTCGCGTCCACGTCTGTGGAGAATCCCGACATGACAAATGGGTCTTGTCAGTGTCCGACAATGGCATCGGAATCGATCCGAAGTATCACAAACAGATCTTCGGTGTTTTCAAGCGTCTGCACAGCATGGACACGTACAAGGGAACGGGGATCGGTTTGGCGATCTGCCGGCGGATCGTCGATCGGTTGGATGGGGAAATTCGCATCGAATCGGAACCATCAAAAGGCAGCACGTTTTACGTTGAGATCCCACGACCGGTCGAAACGCAAGACAAGGCGGACGCGATGATCCAAATGCGTCTGAATGAGATCGAAACAACGGCCGACGCGTGA
- a CDS encoding nucleoside deaminase, producing MLTDNAEDQRTDDWFGDLQRLNDWMDQVIDTLQQAIAAGQSPFAAGIFHPDGRCVVTAHNTVRRQNQISRHGEVNALDEACRLTGRLDLSGLILVSTGEPCPMCAATAAMAKVDGIVYGASCSDILDAGYKTLELPCEEFFRHANRSPKIRGLVRRERCRELLMQNRKDAS from the coding sequence ATGTTGACCGACAATGCCGAAGACCAACGAACCGACGATTGGTTCGGCGATTTGCAGCGGTTGAACGACTGGATGGACCAGGTGATCGACACGCTGCAGCAAGCCATCGCGGCGGGCCAGAGTCCGTTTGCCGCCGGAATCTTTCATCCCGACGGTCGTTGCGTCGTGACGGCTCACAATACGGTCCGACGTCAGAACCAGATTTCACGTCACGGCGAAGTCAACGCGTTGGACGAAGCTTGCCGGCTGACCGGTCGACTGGACTTGTCGGGGTTGATCCTGGTCAGCACCGGTGAACCATGCCCGATGTGTGCGGCGACCGCAGCGATGGCCAAGGTGGACGGGATCGTTTACGGAGCGTCGTGCAGCGACATCTTGGACGCCGGTTACAAGACGTTGGAATTGCCGTGCGAAGAATTTTTTCGGCATGCCAATCGTTCGCCAAAGATTCGCGGGCTGGTACGCCGCGAACGTTGTCGCGAACTCTTGATGCAAAACCGAAAAGACGCTTCTTAG